CGGAGCTCTGGGGGCGATGTTAGCCGGCTTGACAAATACTTTGACGTTGGCGCTTCTTCGTGGTTGGGTCTCGAAGAAACCAGTGATCCTCATTCCGGGAATGACGGTGTCAGAATGGGATCACCCGCTTAGCGCTCGGCAACTCGATGAAATCAGTCGTTTTTGGCCTTGGATTCGCACTGTCAAGCCCGTACTCTGGAAGTCAAACGGACCTGAAGACCTGACAATACTACCATGGGACGGCCTGAAGGAGCTACACCAGACACTGGAGACAACGTTAAAAGTACCGCCATGGGAAGCTACCCTGTCGGCCAGAGCAATCCCCCATGGAGCCACGGTCCCGGCTAAGACTGCATCGAAATCTACATCTGGAAATGCCACCGGCTCCACGCCCCAAACGAAACAAACAGGCAATGCCGACTTTTTGCCACTAGAAATCTGGCTGAATGTCTTTGAGGATCAACTGCAAGACTGGGAAACGGCGAAAGCTGTCGGCATTCCAACTCATCTTCCTGTCCCCCAAGAATGGCAAAGCCATCTACCCAAAATGTCCACTACAGCCTCACTCGAATATACGATCTTGCGAGGATCCTTCGCCGCAATCAAAAAACGCATTGATGCGCTGCCTCGCTGGAAACCTCTCTCCGACCTCGCTTGCCATCTTATTGTCAAATTCTCCCGTACTGACATTCTTTCTTATCTTACCGAAAATCACCTAGACCTGCTCTGGACAACCTCTCGACTCACAAATATTCCATACCGAGCATCCGCGATCTACGGCAACCCAAACGTACTTACGTGGTGGCGCGATGCCCCCGCGCTCCCAAACAAGGAGTACATGGCCGACGCCATGGACGGCGCCTCTCGGGCCGGTTTCATCAACGTACTAGATTGGTGGCTCCGCTCCGGGCTCCCGCTACGATACAGCGAGCGTGCCCTTGAAGCCGCCAGCGCTGAAGGTCGCATCCATGTACTCGACTGGTGGAAAACCGCATCCGCCAACGCCCCGCTGTCCAGCCCTTTACCCCTCAAAGTCGGAAAATCCGTCCTGCTTGCAGCGCAGTCGGGCCGCACCGCATCCCTAGCTTGGTGGGACGCTTCAGGGATCCCATACAGCCATGCTGAGAACGTCGCCCGCATCGCGAGCACGCACGGTCATGTCCATGTCCTAGAGTTTTGGTATAGGCTAAAAGGCCCGAAGATGATCTTCGATAACCAGGTGCTAGTGGGCCCAACGAAGAATGGCCACGACCACGTCTTACAGTGGTGGAAATCCTGCGGTATGCGGGTTGAATTCAAGACTTgtgatattgaagaagcgCTTGAGGATGCTGATCCAAGCTCTGGCGCTGAGGGTCGTGTTCGGCGTTGGTGGGAGCGGAATGGGCTGAATCTTGGGGTTGGCACGAGTGAGTGGATGAGATCGAAGGTTCTGTGAGAATTAATTTTTGCATCACCGCATGGCTGGTTTGCGGTTTTTCGTCTTTTGGCGTCTTGGGAAGGGACTCATCTTTCCTTATCTGTTCATACGGTTGCgttttgttctttttcaTATCATGACTCCGGTTGATGACGACCTACAATACCCATTTGAAGATTCACAACACTATCATTTTCATCGCGCATGAGAGCTTCGATTTTGTTCGGATGCTCTCATGGAACATATCTTGTCTGCGTGGTTCAAATTGAATCAACTTTTTACATATCTTTCGGTTAGAGTGATGAAATAACTCCATAATTCCATCTCAACGTGGTATAATACTGATTTCAAAGAGAAAAATACATAATTCGAGCGTGAGAAACTCTGCCATCCCCTCTCTATATTCAGCGTCAAATTCCCCGAAGGCCTCGGAATGGTCCCGGGCCTTGTAATTGCTGAGTCAAGGCCTAGCCCACCGCTGTGACTAGACTCCACCGGTAAATCGCAACCACCCAACATCCAACACAACCAATAAGTTGCCGATTAATTATGCTGATGCTGGCACGCTGGGTCTTGCGACGCGCCCTGAGTGGGTTAAATGCAAGAGCAATATCAACCTGCACGCGACAGCCATCACCTCCTTGTCACAACATATCATCAAGTAGCATCAATGGCCTGCGCAGCACCACAAGAAAGAGACCGAGTGTCGCTCAAAATCTTCAATCAAAGGTCCAATCACGAAGTCTAATCACAGCCGTTGTTCCAAGCTTCGCTGTGCCACCTCTCATGTTCATTGGACTCCTCCTCGGTCTATGGACCTGGAAATGCTTCTGGATTGTTATCCTGCAAAACAAGCTTCTCTACCTCTCCTGGTTGCCTCCATTCACAAGATCTGAGGTGATTTCAGACTATGAGGCTGAGTGCAGGTCTGTGTTATGGGAGGAGAAGCAGATTCGCAGTTTGGATGGGACTAAATTGGCCGTTTGTGAGGGCCACATTCCGGTTCCTCGCAAGGACTATGAGTCTTTTTCAAATTCGGGTACTTTACCGAATTCCGATCAAGGGAAATCAATCCCAAAACGGATTAAGTCCGTTGTGTTGTGTTACTTTCAAGGCAATGGTGGCTCGACCCCTATGCGGTTGCCAATTCTCTCTCATGTCTTGCGCGCAATTGTGGAAACATCAAGGTCAGCTTCATCTATGTCCGGTACTGAGTTCTCTCAATATACTATCGCTGCGTTATCATATCGTGGCTACTGGACGTCATCTGGTCGCGCCACACAGTCCGGTATTGAGATGGATGCCCAGGCATTCTTGAATTGGGTTTCGAAAACATACGTGTCTCCAGAAACCGATCTTGAGATTGTAGTTTGGGGACACAGTCTAGGTGCTGCTGTTGCAAGCTCAGCAGTATCTACGTACATTGCCCTTCAACATGAGGGGCAAACTTTCTCGAACACGAGCAGCAACAGGCCACTGGCGCCCATTTCCGGACTCATTTTGGAAGCGCCTACTTCCAGTATCAAAGATATGCTCATCAGCCTTTATCCTCAGAAATGGCTTCCTTACAGGTATCTTTGGCCGTTCTCTTGGAACACTTGGGATATTAAGGCGAAGATGAATCAAATGGCTACATGGAGAGACGACCGACCAAGGTCTCAAACCCCTAAATCTGAAACTACGCAACTAAGACCTCGCTCACTTCCGCCGATTTTTCTTCTGTCTGCCGAAAAAGACGAAGTGATTCCACCGTATGTACCAGATCAATTAGAAAAGCATGCCAAATCCCTCGGCTTGAAGATCGAGAGGAAAGATGTCCTCGGTGCCATGCATATAGAGGCACCACTCAAACTGGATGGCAGGAAAGCAATGGTACAATTTATCGTCAACGGCACATCCGTCCCCAAGACATAACATATTAACCTCAAGATGGATACCAGATAGATGAATGATAGTGTACACACACTTACTTCTATATCTTAACATGTACATGCCTATCATCTGCGCCTGTTTCTAACGCCCTGATATTCTCAAAGTCGTTGGAAGCATCAGACTCTCCGAAAGCAAAATTGATCCTGGACTTTCCCCTCCCCtctgaaaagaaaaaacctACTCACCCTCGCCCTCTTTATCGAGACGCCACGCATCACAGGAAGAGAACGGAGCCGTGTAGGCATTCAAGGGAGACACAGAATCCTTGAACACAACGTCAAATTCATCTTTCTTGCCCGGCTCGATAAATCATCGGGTTATAGCGAGAACAGTTGTATCTAGGGGGATTGTGGAGGTAGATGGCTGGGTCCGTTTGCCTATATTTCTTGATAAGACACCTTGAACGACGAAGTTAGTTCACCGTCAACAGTGAGAAAATCCCACATCAAGGTCCAAGTGAAACACCCAGCTAACATCAAGACTAAGTCGCCAACCGCGCAAGAGGGTTTTGGTTCAGTTCGGATGAAAGCCATTGGCCTTCGCCTGTGTGTTTCTCGACAGACTCCCATCCACTTAGCAGATAAAAGGAGTCAGGTCTTTGATCTGGCGCAGGTATGTGACCTGATGCCTAGAGAATTCTGTCTGATTGTTCCGGGCTTTTAAGAGGGACCCTTTGGTAGAATGGGAGGCGTCTTGCGCTTTCAGGCGGAGGATGGCGAGTTCGGTCACGGGCACTTTGTCTTCGTTTTGGATAGATGGCCTGTTTGTGGTGCTTAGATGGGGAGTATATCTGGGTTGGCCTTGATTGCTGGGGCTGCCTTGTTTATATAGGTCTATTTAGCAAGCAGAGCCAGGGTGGGGAGCTTAGTAGGCAGCTGTTGGAGCCGCCATCTAGACGATGCTCGATGTGATTTGCCTAAATGGCCATCGTCCGATCTGTTTCATGTACAAACGCTACTGAGTTTGTCGCCGTGTCTTGGGATGTCGGACATTAAGGCTACAAGCTAAGGTTTTCTTTCAAATGAAGCCTGTGCATATCTTCGCCCCGGAATTTGAAAAAGGGTTCACAGAAAATAAAAAGCAACCAATGTCCAATCTATCTAAGAATATACACATCCAGGACGCCAGCGATCAAAATGGATGTTCCCCTTTCAACGGGCACGATAGCCAATGGCCTTGGGCCAAGCACAAGGCCAGACAATGTGTGAAAGAAACCGAAACCGCAAAGCGCAAAAGCAAAGAGCCCGAACTTCAGCGTTGTACACATGGATCAGACTCCTTTCCTGTAGGGATATTAATAACACAAAGGGTAGCAGAGTTGAAGAATGACCTACCAAGTAAGTCCAGGTGTCTAAATGGCCTGGGACTTGATTGCATTCCTGTCCCCAAATGGATtatcgtcatcatcctcttcttcttccgattCACTCTCACTGTCAAAGATTTGGCGTGTGTGTTGCGATGAAGATGCAAGAGGCAGGCTAACAGGACGATTCGGCCGTGGCGGCTTTGCGGGATTGATGCTAAGCCCAGCAAAGCCGTCATTCACGTCCGTGTCGTTCAGTCCAAGTCCATGTCTTTGCTTCCAATTGCCTTCCAAAACGTCGTCCTCGCTGTCACTGTCATAGTCCACACTCTTGTCTAGCACCTCGAATGCCATTAAGGCATCCACCAGCTCCTCGTTTGCATGGATCAGGCCGCCCAGGAACTCTTCCGTTTCTATGTGCTGGATATATCGAAGGATCGTATGACGAAGCTCCTTGCATTTTTCGAATCGGTTACTGCATTCCGCATCATCCCCCACTCGGTGCGTCTCGCGATTGACGTGTTTAAGAGCATTCAACAGGTTGGTGCTAGCAACGGAAGAAGCAGCAAGCGCTTGCAATATCTCCGGGCGCTCCTTTTCCAGATCAAACCTCCTGTAGCTAATTGATAGTTTCTTATCTTTCTTGACTTTCTTGGGCTTGGAGTTTTCTTTGGGGCTGGTCAGCAAAGTGGAAGGTCCACTGCCCCCTGACACGGATACAACATGACCCATCACTGGCAGTTCGTTTGAGCTCGACCCCTCGCGGAGAACCTTGGCTTTGGCCTGCGTCGCAGGCTGCTTTCGCTTGGGAAGTTGCTTGTATAGCGCCGTGACCTTCGCCATTCCAGGAGTATCCTTATAAGTTGTCGCCCATTGTCCGAAAATCTGTTTGCATTTCTGTTTCACGAGTGGATCCGAAACGGAATCAGTCGCTGCAATTCGCAGGCGTTCGAGCAGTGCCTCATCGGCGAAATCGAGCAAGAAGCGTTCTCCGGCATTTTGAACAAGATAGTCGAGAATTGTAAGCGCACGCAGTTGTCGATGGACATTGCCATATTTTCTGGACTGGTCAGGCTCATTTTCAGCACCATCAATCCTCGCAAACTCACAGCTTCTTGCGGAGAGCCCGACTTGCTTCCATAGGGCCGCTGGCCTGGATGCGAACTACTTCCACTAGATCGACAATGCCGCTTGAGTCTTCGACCTCATATTGTTCACTTGTAAGGACCTCAATTTGTACGGTCACTGCCGAatatggtttctataagaatACACATCAGTTAGTGTCGGAAACGTGTGTAATCTGCACCAGGTAACTTACGGAGGATTGGAACATTCTGGCCTATTCAAAGGGGATAGCCCTATGGAACAGCGTATCCTTGTTTTGAGCAGAAAGTCAGGGGAATCGAAAATTGTCGCTAGTGCAAAACAGCCCACTATCACCCCACGCTGCAATGTCGGTATAAATTTGACCCCACCGGGGCTTGTTTACACAGGCGTTTCGCAGGGATTAAATAAAAAGATTTAAATCATCGGCGGTGATAGTACAGAGTTGGGTCGCTAAAACAGCCAGAAAAGAATTAACAATGTGAAGGACAACATGGGGGTCCAGGGAGCTTTCGCGATACCTTTCCGTGATGTTCGTGACGTCGGAGGCCCTAGGGGGTCTTGGCGCCCGTTGATCTGATAAGCGCAACGAAATGTGGCGCAAAAAGAGATTATGTAGCCAGTTCCTAGTTTGTTCAAATAGGCACTGAGATTGCAAGGCCTTGCTATAGGGGAATAGGAAGTCCAAACAATGCCGAGACAGTTTAAGCTTATCGGCTCCTCGTGACTATCCCAGCCCAAAGGGGATTAGGGCGGGGTCTCATGCCTGAGGCCAAATACATGAGAAAGAGGCCATTCATCGCCATCAGCAAACTAGAAGCAACCAATAAGACTTTGAGAAAGCAATTGTAGTCAAGCCTGGCTACAATTCTTGCTAATTGATTTCGGATGAAGCGTTTTTCTGCGCACCGCGCAGATCCATCCCCACGCTCCTATTTGTTACGCATACTGTCCCGCTTCGTGGTGTGCTCCACCCTCATTCTAGCCGTCGGCGTGGCTCTGAAATCACGCTATCGTCTTTCCCTCCTCCTCCCACACCTCACCCCCAACCAGCCTATAATCATGTCTTACCAACAGGAACGTTACATCGCCGAATTGGCCGTCCAGCGGGCGTGCCTCCTTACACAGAAGGTCTTCTTCGAGAAGGCCAAGGGCACAGTTTCCAAGGATGACAAGTCCCCCGTCACCATTGGCGACTTCGGCGCTCAGGCCCTTATCATCTCGGCCATCCGTAAGAATTTCCCCAACGACGAGATCGTcgccgaggaggaggctAGCACCCTGCGTGAGGACAAAGGCCTCAGCGCTGAGATATGGCGCTTGGTCAAGGACATCAAGCTGGACGATGAGGAGAGCGATAATATACTGGGTGGCTCTCTCACCAGTGAGCAGAGTATGCTAGACATTATTGACAGCGGCAACAGTGCCGGTGGTCCCAAGGGCCGCATCTGGGCCCTCGATCCCATCGACGGCACCAAGGGCTTCCTCCGTGGCGGCCAGTACGCTGTGTGTCTCGGTCTGATGGTTGACGGTGACGTCAAGGTCGGTGCTATTGGTACTCCTAACCTCCCCATCGATGATGCTGCCCCCATTGATGCCAGCACCGGTGCCCAGCAGTCTGCGACTGCCGGAAATGGTGTCTTGTTCTCTGCTATCCTGGGTGAGGGTGCCACCAGCCGTCCTCTAGCTAGTGGTACTCTTGCTGCCAGCAAGCCCATCTCCATGCGCCCCGTCGCCAAGATCTCCGACGCTGTCTTCTGTGAAGGTGTTGAGGCTGCTCACTCCGCCCAGGGCGACAATGCTGCCGTTGCTCAGCTTCTTGGCATCACTGCCCCCAGCGTGCGACTGGATTCGCAGGCCAAGTATTGCTCCATTGCCCGTGGTGCCGGTGATGTCTACCTGCGTCTCCCCGTTAAGAAGGACTACCAGGAGAAGATCTGGGATCACGCCGCTGGTGATTTGATTGTGCGCGAGGCTGGTGGCCAGGTGACTGACATCTACGGCAACCGCTTGGATTTCAGCAGGGGCCGGACCTTGGCTATTAACAAGGGTGTCGTTGCTGCCCCTAAGGCCCACCAGGACCAGGTCATTGATGCCGTCAAGAGTGTTCTGAAGCTGTAATTGATTTAAGATTTTTAACTTCGTCGCCTCGTCCATTGCACTTGAGCTCCCGGGGGAGCAGAATCAGTCTGAAGTAGATTTGTGATACCAGCGCTTGTGAGaagaataaaaaaaaaatacatgTGTGACGATGAGAGTACAAAACGCGGAACCAAGCACAAAAAAATCCCGCGTAGCTGAAAAGAAATGCGCCTCCAGTCTATTTGATCTTCTTTGCCTTGAGCTTGATCGTCTCTCCGTTGACGAAGATACCTTTGCCCTTGTATGGCTCGGGGCGTCTCCATTCTCTGATCTCGGCT
Above is a window of Penicillium digitatum chromosome 2, complete sequence DNA encoding:
- a CDS encoding Flavoprotein is translated as MELDGGCKETVNGNKAVQNATLSQSRRRRLLLSTDSAFADTVLPSLVQNPYIELRLITDEPSALLTGTNKIPHYMDTVDSQSFDKKTGAGKWLKAKTAELCEWADMLLVAPIDAGALGAMLAGLTNTLTLALLRGWVSKKPVILIPGMTVSEWDHPLSARQLDEISRFWPWIRTVKPVLWKSNGPEDLTILPWDGLKELHQTLETTLKVPPWEATLSARAIPHGATVPAKTASKSTSGNATGSTPQTKQTGNADFLPLEIWLNVFEDQLQDWETAKAVGIPTHLPVPQEWQSHLPKMSTTASLEYTILRGSFAAIKKRIDALPRWKPLSDLACHLIVKFSRTDILSYLTENHLDLLWTTSRLTNIPYRASAIYGNPNVLTWWRDAPALPNKEYMADAMDGASRAGFINVLDWWLRSGLPLRYSERALEAASAEGRIHVLDWWKTASANAPLSSPLPLKVGKSVLLAAQSGRTASLAWWDASGIPYSHAENVARIASTHGHVHVLEFWYRLKGPKMIFDNQVLVGPTKNGHDHVLQWWKSCGMRVEFKTCDIEEALEDADPSSGAEGRVRRWWERNGLNLGVGTSEWMRSKVL
- a CDS encoding Alpha/beta superfamily hydrolase, putative; translated protein: MLMLARWVLRRALSGLNARAISTCTRQPSPPCHNISSSSINGLRSTTRKRPSVAQNLQSKVQSRSLITAVVPSFAVPPLMFIGLLLGLWTWKCFWIVILQNKLLYLSWLPPFTRSEVISDYEAECRSVLWEEKQIRSLDGTKLAVCEGHIPVPRKDYESFSNSGTLPNSDQGKSIPKRIKSVVLCYFQGNGGSTPMRLPILSHVLRAIVETSRSASSMSGTEFSQYTIAALSYRGYWTSSGRATQSGIEMDAQAFLNWVSKTYVSPETDLEIVVWGHSLGAAVASSAVSTYIALQHEGQTFSNTSSNRPLAPISGLILEAPTSSIKDMLISLYPQKWLPYRYLWPFSWNTWDIKAKMNQMATWRDDRPRSQTPKSETTQLRPRSLPPIFLLSAEKDEVIPPYVPDQLEKHAKSLGLKIERKDVLGAMHIEAPLKLDGRKAMFTVNIANRARGFWFSSDESHWPSPVCFSTDSHPLSR
- a CDS encoding VHS subgroup, yielding MFQSSKPYSAVTVQIEVLTSEQYEVEDSSGIVDLVEVVRIQASGPMEASRALRKKLKYGNVHRQLRALTILDYLVQNAGERFLLDFADEALLERLRIAATDSVSDPLVKQKCKQIFGQWATTYKDTPGMAKVTALYKQLPKRKQPATQAKAKVLREGSSSNELPVMGHVVSVSGGSGPSTLLTSPKENSKPKKVKKDKKLSISYRRFDLEKERPEILQALAASSVASTNLLNALKHVNRETHRVGDDAECSNRFEKCKELRHTILRYIQHIETEEFLGGLIHANEELVDALMAFEVLDKSVDYDSDSEDDVLEGNWKQRHGLGLNDTDVNDGFAGLSINPAKPPRPNRPVSLPLASSSQHTRQIFDRMQSSPRPFRHLDLLGKESDPCVQR
- a CDS encoding 3'(2'),5'-bisphosphate nucleotidase, yielding MSYQQERYIAELAVQRACLLTQKVFFEKAKGTVSKDDKSPVTIGDFGAQALIISAIRKNFPNDEIVAEEEASTLREDKGLSAEIWRLVKDIKLDDEESDNILGGSLTSEQSMLDIIDSGNSAGGPKGRIWALDPIDGTKGFLRGGQYAVCLGLMVDGDVKVGAIGTPNLPIDDAAPIDASTGAQQSATAGNGVLFSAILGEGATSRPLASGTLAASKPISMRPVAKISDAVFCEGVEAAHSAQGDNAAVAQLLGITAPSVRLDSQAKYCSIARGAGDVYLRLPVKKDYQEKIWDHAAGDLIVREAGGQVTDIYGNRLDFSRGRTLAINKGVVAAPKAHQDQVIDAVKSVLKL